A single region of the Pseudomonas sp. VD-NE ins genome encodes:
- a CDS encoding LysR family transcriptional regulator, whose protein sequence is MQKNITSLGSLNWDDLKFFLEVARTRKASTAAKRLAVDYTTVSRRISSLEAALGTLLFEKSRTSGFVLTSEGQRLLGYAESIESTLHMACEQVSGSGVALSGHVRMGCTEGFGSFFITPQLSHFVDAYPAISVDILPLPHFISLSKREADIVIALERPEHGPYVCCKLCDYRLQLYATQDYLDKHPPIRRPADLGKHQFISYVDDLAFSSELLYLANVLPGASANLRSTSVIAQFVAAQQGRSLAILPCFLAAQDPRLLPVLPEEIDITRQFWMYCREDLRKLKRITLLWDYIREVTERNQGLLMGQTRDIQFTD, encoded by the coding sequence GCTCGCTGAACTGGGACGACCTCAAGTTTTTCCTCGAAGTCGCCCGCACCCGCAAGGCCAGCACCGCCGCCAAACGGCTGGCCGTCGACTACACCACCGTGTCGCGGCGGATCAGTTCGCTGGAAGCGGCGTTGGGCACTTTGCTGTTCGAGAAGTCGCGGACCAGCGGCTTCGTCCTGACCAGCGAAGGTCAGCGGTTGCTCGGTTATGCCGAGTCGATCGAAAGCACATTGCACATGGCCTGCGAGCAAGTGTCAGGTTCCGGCGTGGCACTCTCCGGGCATGTGCGCATGGGCTGCACCGAAGGTTTCGGCAGTTTTTTCATCACCCCGCAGCTGAGTCATTTCGTCGACGCCTACCCGGCGATCTCGGTGGACATCCTGCCGCTGCCGCACTTCATCAGCCTGTCCAAGCGCGAAGCCGACATCGTCATCGCCCTCGAACGCCCGGAACATGGGCCGTATGTCTGCTGCAAACTCTGCGACTACCGCTTGCAGCTCTACGCGACCCAGGACTACCTGGACAAACACCCACCGATCCGCCGCCCGGCAGACTTGGGCAAGCATCAATTCATCAGTTATGTGGATGACCTGGCGTTCAGCTCGGAGTTGCTGTACCTGGCGAACGTATTGCCGGGCGCCAGCGCCAACTTGCGCAGCACTAGCGTGATCGCGCAGTTCGTCGCGGCGCAACAGGGGCGCTCGCTGGCGATACTGCCGTGCTTCCTCGCCGCGCAGGATCCCCGCCTGCTGCCGGTGTTGCCAGAGGAAATCGACATCACCCGGCAGTTCTGGATGTACTGCCGGGAGGATCTGAGGAAGTTGAAGCGGATTACCCTGTTGTGGGATTACATCCGTGA